The Primulina huaijiensis isolate GDHJ02 chromosome 6, ASM1229523v2, whole genome shotgun sequence genomic sequence AAATGTCTAAGTCTACAATTATAAACatgtatataattttgaaaaaagttAAATGAATgacaatttaaaattaaattggtTTCAATAATTTAAACTCGAAATCGATTATATTAAATGTCAACTCACTAGAAACAAATTTAACAATGTTAGTTTGCACACAGACTGATTGATGCATCATGCACCAATtgatggtggtggtggtggtataGAGAAATGTTGAACATAACACCAAACTGTttatacttttttatggattttatttatATGGAATAGTTTATTCgaggaaattattatttttataaaagcaTACAAATTTATCGAACATTGTTAAAAACAAGATAACAAAATGGGTCATATAAATTTCAtcatcataaatatatatatatatatatatatatatatattttatatcattttatcaGTAATTTAACTTTATATAACCATCTTGTAATTCTTGTTATCCCTCTgccaattttcgaaaaattaaattaaattctttCATGAAATCCtatttccttttttctttttttaggtTTTTCTTTATCTACTAAGTCCGGCACCTCGAAACAGAAGCCTCTTTCATTTCATTTCTCACACTGCAACCATGAAGATCTTGGTAGCCATCAAAAGGGTAATAGATTATGCCGTCAAAATCCGGGTCAAACCCGACAAGGTAACCACACGCATAACTTGAAAAAGCTTCTAACTATGCCCACAAAATTAACTTCGATTTTTTATGAGTTTCCGTTCATGTCAGACTGGTGTGGACTCGTCTAGCGTGAAGATGTCGATGAACCCATTTTGCGAGATAGGGTTAGAAGAGGCGCTTCGGATTAAGGAGTCGGGTCGGGCCTCCGAGGTGGTAGCTGTGAGCGTCGGCCCGAGCCAATGTGTTGACACCCTTCGAACCGGTCTTGCAATGGGTGCCGACCGGGCTATCCACGTGGAGTACCCTGGAACGCTTTACCCGCTTTCCGTGGCCAAGATTCTTAGAGCTCTGGTAAATATTGAGAAGCCTGGCCTTCTTTTTCTTGGGAAACAGGTGgtgttttctttccttttctcGTTTCAAGTTTTAACTTCAAAGACTTGTGCTTTTTCTATCGTATGCAAGTTTGTATAATTATTCCATTATTCTTGTCAATTGAATACAGTGACTTATGTGGCTGCTTttgtaatgattttttttttttttttactaattctAAATTTTGTTCTATTTGTTAGTTCAAGTTGAAagatgttgaaggttgagagAACCGGATTGATGTCTTTGTCACTCGTGAGAAGTTTTAGTATGTGCATTAGCCAAGTGCGATGCATCTGCTAATAGAAATCTCAGTTGGTAGAAAGTGAGTTGTGTTCTGTTAGAATCCTGGCGAGTAACTGAATAGGATCATGCTATGGATATAAAAATTGGAAGTTTGTGATTGAGTCATTAGGGGATGATTTTGATCATGCTGAGTTTGTGTTGCATTGCTTTGTGTACTGAGTTAAAGCTGTAGCCAAACCCTGCACGAGAAGTTCATCTTCTTATTTTGGTCACTCGATGGAGACAGATCGAGTTAACTTCGGTTGTAGCTTGAGTATGATTGAAGCTTTATCATACATTGATATTCCACGCACAATGCCATAGCATTTGATGGCCATAGAAGATTTCAGAATATTCTGAAAGTACATGATGCTCACGGTGtcatttttgaattttgttgaAGTTCTGTATAGATGATTTATCACGTCTGAGAAGATTTTCCCGGTGACTGGATATTAAGGCTTAAAAATATCCCTATTAGTAGTGAGTACTCAAGAAACTCGTCTTGGTCATTAGTCATGGTTGAGTAAGCTAAATTGTACAAGATTATATCTTTGTTTGGCAAACATTACACATAACTGAGGACTTCgttgttttcaaaatttgaaactGCAAGATTCATCAAGAAATGGTTCTTTCGATGCATGTCATCAGTGGCATTGGGATTGACACGAGTCTcaatgttttgaaattatagtACTGTGCATGAACCATGCTAGCCTCTCTCCTCGATAGCAAGTAGCCGATAAGAAAACATGTAAAAGAGACGTGGAAAAATATACCTCTATTTACAATCAAGCACCTCGTAAAAAGATGTTTTAGGACCTTGTTGACATGCCAACTGTTTTGTTTCATCAAACTGTATAATTTTAGCATCAGGATCATTTCAATTTGTCATTTGGTTTCTGAACATCTGTAGTATGTGTATATTATAAAATGAATAGAGTAGTATTGGGTACTTCAGTTTGTCATCGAATATTGAGTTTGTCGTACATGGTTCAAATTTTCTTGTtcttattttttactttttcacctAGACGTTTCTACCTGAGGTTATTGCTTCTGTTTATTTTTGTAGGCGATTGATGATGACTGCAACCAGACCGGTCAAATGCTTGCTGGGCTTCTACAATGGCCACAAGGGACTTTTGCCTCTAAGGTTAGCACCACTTGCACAAGCTTTTGGTTGGATCAATTGGTCAAAAATTGATAATATGATGCTATGATGGTTGCATATTTCTTTATCATTTTATGTTTGAGCCTGGTTCTTAATTTATGTGTTCTTTCAATCTCTTACTCTGATCTGTCGTCTATTCTTTAATTACGCTTTAATAAGTTTTTGCTGGCAATTATTGTGCATCCTTCCACTTTTTCTGAGAATGATTAGCTCAAATAATTAGACAAGTCAATTGCATCACCTAACAAACTCTTTCAAACTTCCAAAATAGAATGATGTGTTACGTGTGATTAGGCTGCTCGCACAAGTTCAAgacttttctttatttcttgtCATTTCTCAAGTGCCTCTATAAGTTTTCTATTGTTACACAATCTCTAGATTCAGAAGTTGGTGAAGCTTGGGATGAGTCACCGAGAATCTGCCTCTTCAGCCCATCAATTCTTAAAAAAAGGCGTGAACgacttaaaatatttattgacattattatcatcatcatcatcatcatcatcatcatcattattttcttgcataaatatctttttttatGACAATCCGATAAATTCATGCTTCTGTTAGGTTGTATTCGATGATGAAAATAAAGTAGTAACAGTGGACAGGGAAGTTGATGGTGGCCTGGAGACTTTATGTTTGGATATACCTGCAGTAATCACGTAAaagtctttttcttttttcttctatATTTACAACTTTCCATTCATCACTCTTTATTGCCCCGTGGATTGGCTCGACCCTCTCATTGGGAATGCATTAAAATTGCTCTTGTGAGCCTGTCTGGCAGTCTGGCTCCATCATGTCATGGAACTTGAGCTGTTGCAACTTGCACAGTGTTGAATGAAAGTCTAAAAATTGGAACCAGAATTAAGATTAGGAGCACAACTCAATTGGAGTATATCTGGGCTGGTTCAATCTCAAGTCGGTGCTAGGGAGATCACAAGATGCAGCAAAAACCATTTATTAACTTTTAGCTACATCCTTATCTCATGCTATAGCTCTTGAGCCTAATTTCATGCATATGTTTCTTTAAAACAATATTTCACGTACATCTCAATCATTTCTTGGAGTGTACTAACTAGTTTTTACTGCATCTTGTGGTCTCTGCAGCACTGACTTGAGATTGAACCAGCCCAGATATGCTACTCTTCCAAATATTATGAAAGCAAAATCAAAGGTGATCAAGAAATTCACTCCACAGGATCTGCATGTTGAAATCAAGTCTGACTTGGAAGTTGTTCAAGTAACAGAACCCCCAAAAAGAAAGGCAGGGGTCATTCTTTCTACGGTAGATGAATTGTTGGACAAGTTAAAAAATGAGGCTCGTGTTATTTGATTAGTTTAACATGATTTCGGTCAATCTCTTCGGCAACAGATGTATACGCCTAACATGCATTTCTCATCTATGTCTGACAAACAATAAAGGGGTTTTTTTCTTAGGGTTTTATGTATTATTCGAGCATAGCCAAAAAGTCATAGGAAATAACAGGCATACAGGCCAGATGTATGTTCTCTCTTTTGTGGTAAAAGGAAATATGGTTATTAGTACTCAGAACATAAAGCCAAATTTTGATCGAAAACATCGATATAACAAGGTGCAAGCGTCAATAATATAATTTCAGATAACTTAAGTTCAGCTCAAGCAATTGTGGGATCTTCAGATCATATAATAATCGAGTGCCCTATAATTGTCAAGCGCAGTATTCAGGAACTTCATCACATAGTCATTTAACACAATCTGTGAGTAAATCGGGGGATTTTCTTCAGTTATCAGATCGTCGATGGGGCCGTACATCTTAGCTCCGTTTACAGGTCCAGTGAAAAAGCATGCCACTGAAATTCTCGGTCCAATGCCATTGGAAATTGCTCTATGCTCATTGCTTTTGAATCTTCCATTTGATACCAACTATGCCAAATTAGCACAGGAATCAGCAAAAAAGTAGAAAAAAAAGTACCAAAAAACGCAGGAATTTTTTTGTCAAGCCTAGCGGATTATTGGAATTGACGACTGTTTCAAAACCATGGAATAGCAATTTAGATCGTATATTGATGAATAATAACCTAACGTGTAGTACTTGTAGCACAAAATTTGCACCGAATGAAGTGACCAATAATGAAAATTGGATATCCAACAGTGCACTGAAATTgcaacatttttcatttaatattcaATGTGAGATAGGATATTACCTGGAGAAGATCTCCAATGTTTACGACCAAACCACTTGGAACAGGTTGGATATCAGTCCACTGGCTGTCATACATAACCTGGAGACCACTCACAATGTGGTTTTGCAGAAGAATTGTGAGAAACCCAGCATCAGAATGCTTGGCTGTTCCAATGGTCAGGTCTGGCTCAGGGCATGCTGGATAATAATGACCGCACAACCGATGACCTTTCGAGCATTCCATATTCTTTAAGCGATCCGTTTCGAGTCCTAGAGCCTCGGACAGCAGTCCAAGAAGAATGTTTCCCAAAGTTTCTACATGTTTTGAATATTCAATAGCTGAGTCCCTGCAAATTACGTGCAAAACCAGTTGATGTATTCTTGTCTACAAGCTACAAAACCTATAGAGTGCAACATGAAAGTCAACCATAGATTAAAATTGACTGTGGTTATATTAGATATCATCATAGGTAATAAGACATTCGATTATAATCTAAACCAAATGGTCCGCGATTATCAGATTAACCACTGAGTGACTTGAGTCCCATCGCTTTAGATCCATGCTTTACTATGAGGAAGTATTAAGCAGAACAAGGAATGATAAATTAGTTTAATTTCGCTGGAAAAGTGAACGATCACACCTGCAAGAAGCGGGCAATTCCTGAGGAACAATTGGACGATCAGGGTTCGAAAATGAAATGGTTAAAGAATCCCTCCAGCTAGCTGTTCTTGCTGTAAAAAGATCATAACTACTGTTAAATCTCACAATTTTCGTGTTGTCCCGCgtgtaatattttcttttctccTCCACATCCTGTTCATGAAATTCGCGAACGCCATCTATCATCCCATCAAGAACACATAGCGGAATCCCATGATTCACCACCTGGAAAAAACCCCATGTTTCTGATGCAATTTTCACTTCTTCAACAACCTGTTTTCGCCTGTCAGGTTTGTGAACTTCGCTGAGATCTATCACAGGAACCTTGATTTGGTTCTTTTTATAAGTTAAATCTTGTTCCGGATCCATCAATCTTTGCTTGTCGGGTTTCTGAACTTGGTCAAGATCATCAATTGCAGGAACCTGGACGTGGATCCTGTTGTGAGAATATTCTTGAGCGAGCTCCTCGAATGGCCTGACAAAAATCTTGGGAACTTTCAACGTTCCAGAATCTACCAGGCCTTTGACACCAGCTTTGGTTTCATCAAAAGATTTCAGCATTTTCATCCTGTCTGATTCTTGGTCACCTGAAAAAATATCTTTTCCTCCTGCCATCAGATCAATGTAAAAGAGTCTAGCGGTAGCTTGTTTCCTCCTTAAATTATTTCCCCCCCTCCTCGTAAAGCAAGTCTTATTTTGAAACTGATGCAAGTGAAGTTGCAGAAGTCGAATCCCATTCTGCAAGATAATATAGTTGTGTAGGTGGCCAGGATATGCCTTACATAATTGATATCCTCACGTGTTAAATtttgtttccaaaaataattGTGTTAGACACTAAATTGGAGCAACTCCTTATCCCACTCCACGTGGCGCGTAGCTGCGCcacatgtattatttttttataattttttaaatgattttaattagtttaacggtttaataattcaactaaataatttttttttataaattcttatttttaaaatttttaaataaatattaattaattttcttaaaatttgaaatatcaattataaaaattttaatacttttatttgaaattaattaagtataaaaatataaatttaaaaaacaagcaaattaaattactaGTGCCTTAAAAATGGTACCCATTACgaacaataaacaacaaatattatgaaatatcaaataacaacaaaaacaactaacaaataacaaaattacgaaacataaaaaaattacgtatgttgtgaaaaagtaaaaatttacggtaaaaagtaaaaatctcaaactctcaaaattatcacactacacactttataatatttttctctcaactcaattgtgattttcttcacaaatgagagatctatttatagaaaatttttacaaataattcaaaaataaaatacatcattacctacatcatcacacactaattttcaatattcaacacctaatttttcctaattttcaacattcaacattcacattttcaacacaaatatttaacacatttttaaataatttttcaacactctcccttgtgatgatgatcataatgattgtatacattacgtgtttttatactgcctcgttaaaaaccttactaggaaaaacccattgggataaaaaccatagtaagggaaaaagagtgcagtcacgtaaactccccctcatgttgacacgaacaattcttcacaaatttcgtagattgcgcatcccaatattatatatgtgctttctgaatattgtcgtaggaagtgcctttgtgaagagatctgatgagttttcacttgattgaatgtgacgaacatcaatacatttattcttctcaagctccttggtgaatgcgaagaactta encodes the following:
- the LOC140978540 gene encoding electron transfer flavoprotein subunit beta, mitochondrial, whose product is MKILVAIKRVIDYAVKIRVKPDKTGVDSSSVKMSMNPFCEIGLEEALRIKESGRASEVVAVSVGPSQCVDTLRTGLAMGADRAIHVEYPGTLYPLSVAKILRALVNIEKPGLLFLGKQAIDDDCNQTGQMLAGLLQWPQGTFASKVVFDDENKVVTVDREVDGGLETLCLDIPAVITTDLRLNQPRYATLPNIMKAKSKVIKKFTPQDLHVEIKSDLEVVQVTEPPKRKAGVILSTVDELLDKLKNEARVI
- the LOC140978539 gene encoding 1-aminocyclopropane-1-carboxylate oxidase homolog 1-like → MAGGKDIFSGDQESDRMKMLKSFDETKAGVKGLVDSGTLKVPKIFVRPFEELAQEYSHNRIHVQVPAIDDLDQVQKPDKQRLMDPEQDLTYKKNQIKVPVIDLSEVHKPDRRKQVVEEVKIASETWGFFQVVNHGIPLCVLDGMIDGVREFHEQDVEEKRKYYTRDNTKIVRFNSSYDLFTARTASWRDSLTISFSNPDRPIVPQELPASCRDSAIEYSKHVETLGNILLGLLSEALGLETDRLKNMECSKGHRLCGHYYPACPEPDLTIGTAKHSDAGFLTILLQNHIVSGLQVMYDSQWTDIQPVPSGLVVNIGDLLQLVSNGRFKSNEHRAISNGIGPRISVACFFTGPVNGAKMYGPIDDLITEENPPIYSQIVLNDYVMKFLNTALDNYRALDYYMI